The Thalassotalea sediminis genome includes the window TTGTACTGCACCATTGAATGTATCGTACTTTGCGGGTGTAACACTACTTGAATATCATCTGGCGAGAGATTAAATAGCCATTTAGCTTCAATAAACTCAAGGCCTTTATTCATCATGGTGGCTGAATCAACTGATATTTTTTTACCCATATCCCAGTTAGGGTGTGCACAAGCTTGTGCAGGCGTAACATCTGAAAAAGTTGCTATATCGAGAGTACGAAATGGACCACCAGAACCAGTAAGTAACACTTTACTGACACCATTTTCCGCTAATTGACAGCTTCCGACTTGTTGCTGCGCATTAATAGGTAAACATTGAAATATCGCGTTATGCTCACTATCTATCGGTAATAATTCTGCTCCTGACTCCGCTAATGCATCAATAAATATTTGCCCAGAAGTTACTAGTGCTTCTTTATTGGCCAACAATACCCTTTTACCTGCTTTTACAGCGGCAAGTGTAGGAACAAGACCTGAAGCACCAACGATAGCAGCCATAACAGTATCTATAGTGCCGCATTCTACAAGGTCTACTAATGCATCTGCACCATGAGTCACTTTAATATGTTCTAAACCAAGTTCTGTCAACTTCTGACTAAGTAAAAGCGCAGCCTCTTGGTTTACCAGTACAACGCTTTTAGGTAAAAACTGTTGGCATTGTTCAAGCATTAGTTCAACATTACTATTTGCGGCAAGCGAAACAACATTAAATTTATCAAGGTGTCGAGCGATCACATCCAGTGTATTCGTACCGATAGAACCTGTTGAACCTAAAATGGAAATGTTACGCATATTACTATTACGACCAACCTAAAAACGCATAACAAAGTGCAAAGATTGGTGCCGTTGCCGTTAAACTATCAATTCGATCTAGCACACCACCATGACCTGGTAAAATTGAGCCACTATCTTTAATTCCCGCTTGACGCTTAAACATACTTTCATTCAAGTCACCCAATACTGAGATAGTGGTAATCAAAGCGGTAACACCAATGGCAACAATATATTGCTGTAATTGCCATTGTAGAAAATAACCTGCGATGGCAATTAAAATACTGGCAAAAATTACACCGCCTATGAAACCTTCCATAGTTTTACCCGGACTGACATTAGGCATCAATTTATGCTTACCAATTGCTTTACCAACGAAGTATGCGCCAATATCAGCAGCCCAAACCATGAGAAATAAAAACATAATAAGTTGTGCACCATGGTAAGGATCATCTTGATAATGATTGGTTCTTAGTACCATAAAGGCAAGCCACGTAGGTACTAATGTTAACCAACCAAACAATCCACGAACAGAGCGATGACTCGACCAAAATTTACTATAACGAGGGTATAAAAATGTTAATGTTGCAGAGAGTAGCCACCAAAAGACAGCAAGCCAAAGGAGGTATTGTACATTTTGATTCAACACCATTGGCTCTTGCCAAAGTTGAAGCAAAGGAATTTGATACCACAAAATAGAAATTAAACTCACCGTAGCAATGACGAACGCCAAACGACGACGGTTGTTTTTGAAGCCCATGAGCGGCCCCCATTCCCAGGCACCAATAGCCATTATTACCATAATAAAATAGGCAAAATGTTCTAATGACATATAGAAAATTGCCCATATTGCTAAAGGGGCTAATGCCAAAGCTGTCATAATACGTTTTAATAACAAAAGATAACCCTTATAAATGTAATTGTTGGTTGTTATCTGTTTTCCTTAACTTGGTCACCTGTTTGACCAAAGCGCCTTTCTCGGTCGCTAAAAGTTGCCAACGCTTCAATGAACGCTTGTTCTTGAAAGTCCGGCCATAAAGTATCGGTAAAATAAAACTCAGCATACGCAGCTTGCCATAAAAGAAAGTTACTTATGCGAAAATCCCCACCAGTACGAATCAACAAATCTAACTCTGGTAAGCCTACTAGACTGGTATGCTCATCAAAACACGATTCTGTTATATCATCTATTGCCAATGTGCCTTCTTGCACTTCTCGCGCAATATTTTGCGCTGCATTTGTGATATCCCAACGACCACCATAATTTGCCGCCACAGACAATACCATGGCATCGTTAGATTGTGTTAGTGTTTCTGCAGCTGATATTTTATCTTGCAATGAAGCTGAGAATTTAGAAGTGTCCCCAATGACTTGAAAGCGAATGTTGTTTTTATGTAGTTTTTTCACTTCTCGTGTTAACACTAACATAAAAAGATCCATTAATACGCCAACTTCCTGTTCAGGTCGACGCCAATTTTCGCTACTAAAAGCAAATAATGTTAACGCTTTGACACCTTGCTTTCGAGCAGTTGATACAACAGCTCTTACTGACTCTACACCATTTTTATGGCCAACAACGCGCGTTTTACCACGTTGCTGTGCCCAACGACCATTACCGTCCATAATAATGGCAACATGTTGCGGGACAAGTTTGCTACTGTCAGCATTTACAGATTGTGACACAAAAACTCCATTGACAATCAACAAGATAATAAAAAACGCCGCAGGTGAAACTGCGACGTTATCTAGTACTTAATACGATTAAATTTCCATTAATTCGGCTTCTTTATCAGCAAGAATTTCATCTACTTGCTTGATATAAGTATCCGTGATTTTTTGCACTTCATCCTCTGCTTGGTGCATTTCGTCATCACTAATTTCTTTGTCTTTATTTAATGACTTAATATCGGAATTTGCGTCACGACGAATATTGCGAATAGCAATTTTACCATTTTCACCTTCGCCTTTAACGACTTTAACTAAGTCTTTACGACGTTCTTCAGTTAATGGTGGCAAAGGAATACGAATCAATGTGCCTTGCGATGAAGGATTTAATCCTAAATCAGACGCCATAATCGCTTTTTCTACTGCAGCAATCATGCTTTTATCAAAAACAGTTACCGCAATTGTACGAGCATCAGGTACAGAAACATTACCGACTTGATTAAGCGGCGTATCAACACCGTAATACTCAATCGTTATATTATCTAAAAGTGAAGTATGGGCGCGGCCAGTTCTTACTTTATTTAAGCTACCTTTTAATGATTCAATGCTTTTTGCCATGCGTTCTTGCGCATCTTGTTTGATTTCTTCAATCACAATGATAATCCTTAGTTTTTACGATTATGCTAAATTCTCTGCATGATCAATGGTCGTACCTTCTTCATCGCCCATAATCACGGATTTTAATGCACCTGGCTTATTCATGTTAAAAACAC containing:
- the frr gene encoding ribosome recycling factor, which codes for MIEEIKQDAQERMAKSIESLKGSLNKVRTGRAHTSLLDNITIEYYGVDTPLNQVGNVSVPDARTIAVTVFDKSMIAAVEKAIMASDLGLNPSSQGTLIRIPLPPLTEERRKDLVKVVKGEGENGKIAIRNIRRDANSDIKSLNKDKEISDDEMHQAEDEVQKITDTYIKQVDEILADKEAELMEI
- the uppS gene encoding polyprenyl diphosphate synthase codes for the protein MVNGVFVSQSVNADSSKLVPQHVAIIMDGNGRWAQQRGKTRVVGHKNGVESVRAVVSTARKQGVKALTLFAFSSENWRRPEQEVGVLMDLFMLVLTREVKKLHKNNIRFQVIGDTSKFSASLQDKISAAETLTQSNDAMVLSVAANYGGRWDITNAAQNIAREVQEGTLAIDDITESCFDEHTSLVGLPELDLLIRTGGDFRISNFLLWQAAYAEFYFTDTLWPDFQEQAFIEALATFSDRERRFGQTGDQVKENR
- the ispC gene encoding 1-deoxy-D-xylulose-5-phosphate reductoisomerase, translating into MRNISILGSTGSIGTNTLDVIARHLDKFNVVSLAANSNVELMLEQCQQFLPKSVVLVNQEAALLLSQKLTELGLEHIKVTHGADALVDLVECGTIDTVMAAIVGASGLVPTLAAVKAGKRVLLANKEALVTSGQIFIDALAESGAELLPIDSEHNAIFQCLPINAQQQVGSCQLAENGVSKVLLTGSGGPFRTLDIATFSDVTPAQACAHPNWDMGKKISVDSATMMNKGLEFIEAKWLFNLSPDDIQVVLHPQSTIHSMVQYKDGTVLAQMGNPDMRTPIAHALAFPDRIDAGVKPLDFFSTTSFEFEKPDFKRYPNLKLAIDACSYGQGACTALNASNEIAVAAFLAEEIKFTDIYKINETCVKKFVLHQVESIEEVIALDAAVREYAMQKVTELVQAYKVEHL
- a CDS encoding phosphatidate cytidylyltransferase, which gives rise to MLLKRIMTALALAPLAIWAIFYMSLEHFAYFIMVIMAIGAWEWGPLMGFKNNRRRLAFVIATVSLISILWYQIPLLQLWQEPMVLNQNVQYLLWLAVFWWLLSATLTFLYPRYSKFWSSHRSVRGLFGWLTLVPTWLAFMVLRTNHYQDDPYHGAQLIMFLFLMVWAADIGAYFVGKAIGKHKLMPNVSPGKTMEGFIGGVIFASILIAIAGYFLQWQLQQYIVAIGVTALITTISVLGDLNESMFKRQAGIKDSGSILPGHGGVLDRIDSLTATAPIFALCYAFLGWS